ATTAGGGTCGTACTAGGGCTAGTTTTTATGGTGGCAGTTTGGTATTTTTACGAGAGCTACTGGGCGTTAATCGGCCTAATTCCAATTATTGTCGGCGTTACCGGATTTTGCCCAGCGTGTAAATTCTTAGGTAGGTGTTCTTTAAATTTAAAAAGATAAAAGGGGCATTAAACGCCCTTTGCCTTGCCCTTTAGCTGTTTAAATCGAAGACTTTATTTGCGATTTGATGAATTATTTAGTTACTTTTGGCTAAAATCAGCTCAAATTTACATAACAAAAGGTTAAAGATGAAAGAAGGCAAGGTTTGGAAATTTGGCGATAATATCGATACTGATATCATCATCGCTGCTAGATACTTAAACACCTCCGACGAAAATATCTTGGCAAAGCATATTATGGAAGATGCTGATCCTAATTTTAGTACCAAAATAGACAAAGGCGACATCATCGTGGCAGGCGAAAATTTTGGCTGTGGTAGCTCTCGTGAGCACGCTCCTATCGCACTTAAAGCTGCTGGCATTGGCGCGGTGATAGCTAAAAGCTACGCGAGAATATTTTATAGAAATAGCTTTAACACAGGACTTTTGATACTTGAGATTAAAGAAACGGACGAGATAAACGCTGGCGATAAGCTAAAAATAGATGTTGATAACGGCGTGATCGTAAATTTAACCAGTGGCAAAGAGTATAAATTTAGCCCTATACCGCCTTTTATGCAAGAGCTTTTAAACGCCGGCGGACTTATAGAATACGCAAAAGTAAAGTTGGATTAAATAATGAGAGAATATAAAATTTGTGTTATAAAAGGCGATGGCATCGGCCCTGAGATCATAGATGAGGCGATAAAAATTTTAGATGTCGTTAGCGCTGAGTTTGGGATAAAATTTGAGTACGACTATAAGCTTATGGGTGGCTCCGCATATGATGTATTTGGTGTGCCTTTGCCAGATGAGACGTTAAGCGCTGCTCTAAGCTCTGATGCTGTGCTTTTTGGAGCGATCGGCGGCGAGAAATGGGACAATTTGCCAAGACATCTAAGACCAGAGAGCGGACTTTTAAAGATTAGAAAAGAGCTAGAAGCTTATGCAAATTTACGCCCAGCTATCGTTTTTGATGAGCTTGTGGATGCTAGCACGCTAAAGCCAGATGTTTTAAGAGGCGTTGATTTTGTCGTGGTTCGTGAGCTAACAGGCGGACTTTATTTTGGACAGCCACGTGAAAAAGGTGAAGATAGAGCGTTTAATACTATGGTTTATTCTAAAATGGAGATCGAGCGCATCGCAAAGATCGCTTTTGAAACAGCAATGCTTCGCAATAAAAAGGTCTGCATGGTCGATAAGGCAAATGTGCTTGAGACTAGCCAACTTTGGCGTGAGGTAACCAGTGAGGTCGCGAAAAACTATCCTGAAGTAGAGCTTAGCTTTATGTATGTGGATAACGCGGCGATGCAGCTAGTAAGAGCCCCAGCAAATTTTGACGTCATCCTTACTGAAAATTTATTTGGCGATATTTTAAGCGACGAGGCGAGCATGGTTTGTGGCTCGATAGGGCTACTTCCAAGTGCAAGTATGGGTGGTAAAGTTGGAATTTACGAGCCGATACACGGTTCAGCACCAGATATCGCAGGGCAGGGTATAGCAAATCCAATAGCTACCATTTTAAGTGCAGCAATGATGCTAAGATACGCATTTGGTGAGAGCGAGGCAGCAGACGCGATAGAAAATGCCGTAAAAACAGCGCTTGCAAAGGGATATAGAACAAAAGATATCGCCGCTTTTAACGCAGTCGAGATCTGCTCAACAAGCGAGATAGGCGACGTGATAGCGGGATTTATCAAAAAATGAAAAACACAATCACTGAAGCACTCATCTACGAAGCTCAAGGACTAAAAGATGATGCACTTGAAATTTACAAGAACATCTTAAAACAAGATCCATCAAACAAAGATGCTCTTAGCGCGATCAATCGTTTAAGCGGACTAAGAAAAGAGCGCGTGATAAAAAATGAGCAGATGAAAGAGTTTTTTATAGCGATGAAAAGTGACGAAGAGATAAATGAATTTAAAAGGTGGTTGATAAGATTATGAAGCTTGATGATATCGCTAGAATGGCAATTAGTGAGGTTAGCGCCGAGCTTGAGAAAATAGAAGCACTGCAAAACAAAAAGCAAGAAGAGCTCGAGCGAGAGAATTTAAAAAAAGAGCTTTTATCCATAGAGACTAATGAAAATGCACTAAATAACGAGCTAAAAGTTGAGACAAATTTACAAAATGAGCAAGCGTTTGAGGTAAAAGAGGAGCCAGCAAGTCTAACAAAAAGTAGAGAGGTGAGCGAAGAGAAAATTTTCTTAGCAAACCTTGCTGAACGCATAGAAGTGCTTTTTGAAGGGCTTAAACAAACTCCCGAGCAAAATCTTGCTTCAAGGCTTGAGCTAACGACAAAATTTTTAGAATTTACCCTTGCAAATATCGAAAATAGACTCCAAAATCTCTCAAAATAAGCCATTAGATGGCTCAAAAAATGAGATAAAAATCAAAAATGAAATTTATAAAAATAGCGAGCTAGACTTTTTTAGATCGCTATTTGCTTCATTTACTTCACGTGTCTATCTAGTTGGTGGCTGCGTGAGAGATGCGTTCTTGGGGCGAGAAATTTACGATTATGACATCGAAGTTTATGACATTGAGCCTTTAAAATTTAATGAGCTAATGGCTAGCATAGGCGCTAGCGGTGTTGGTAAAAGCTACTTCATTTACAAATACAAAAACTACGATCTTGGTCTGCCACGAAGCGAGAGCAAAACCGGAAATTCGCACAAAGACTTTGCCATAAGCTACATAAATGATCCAAGCCTTGCAAGTCTAAGGCGTGATTTTACAGTAAATGCTATGATGATGAACATCTTTAACGGTGAAATTTTAGACTTTCATGGCGGCAAAAAGGACCTTGAAAGCAAAACACTAAGACACATCGATAGTGAGAAATTTAAAGAAGATCCGCTAAGGGTGCTACGTGGCGTGCAGTTTAGCGCTAGGCTTGGCTTTAGTATAGCTGACGAGACGCTAGAGCTTATGAAAACGCTTGATCTAGCGCATCTAAGCAGAGATAGGATAAATACTGAGCTTATTAAATTTTTTCGCGCAAAGTATCTAGAAAAAGGAGCTTACTATCTTTTTGAGCTTGGACTTTTTAAAGAAATTTTTGGTATGCAAATTTCTATGGACGATGGGTTTTTAAGTGATCTTAAGAGTGCTAGAGAATTTGTGGATGATGAGAGGCTATTTTTGTATCTTTTGTTTGGCAAATTTGAGCTTGACGCAAATGAAATTTTAGAGAAAATGCGTCTGCCAAAGAGCTACTTTTCTATCTTAAAGCAGCCTTATTTTAAGTACATGCCAATCGATAAAGAGCTAATGCAAATAGCTCTAAATATGCCCATAAAATCATGGCTTGGAGCTTATAATAAAGAGCGGATAGAGCGTGCCAAGAAGCTTGGAATTTATGAGGTAAAATTTGATGCGAAGGTTGATGTAGCGGAAATTTTATCAGCTGGTTTTAAAAACGAAGAGATCGCAAAAGAGATAAAACGTAGGCAAGAGCTTGAAATTTCAAAATATCTAAGCGAGCGTAAGCCTAGAAAAGATTAGTCTTTAAAACTCTTAAAAGCCCATTTTGGCTAAAATAGGCTAGTTTATAACACTTTTTAAGGCAAAGAAAGCTTATGTTTAACATAGTCCTAGTCCATCCTCAGATACCGCAAAATACTGGAGCTATCGGTAGAATGTGCGTTAATGCAAATTTAAAGCTACATATCGTTAAACCCACCGTGTTTGATTTGAGTGAAAAGGCTGTTAGACGAGCAGGGCTTGACTACTGGAAAATTTTAAATCCAAAAATTTGGGATAGTTTGGAAGAATTTTTAGAAGCGAACTTGAGTCACAAGGATAGATTTTTCTTCGCTACCACAAAGACAAATAGGCTTTACTACGAGGCTAGGTTTAAGCCAGGAGATTTTATATTTTTTGGTGGCGAGAGTACTGGGCTGCCAAGAGAATTTATGGATATAAATTTTAAAAATGCCATAACCATACCAATGGGAAAAGAGGGCAGGAGCTTAAATTTAGCTATGAGTGCTGGCATTATCGCGTATGAGGCGATCAGGCAAAATATCACTGAATTTGACTTTAGGAGTGAAATTTGAGAGTAGTTTTTGCTTTGTTTTTTACCATTTTGGTGGCATTTGCGAGTGAAATTAGCATCGCAACTTATAATGTGCAAAATTTATTTGATTGCAAAGATGATGGTAGCGAGTATCTTGATTTTAAAGTAGGCGTATCAAAATGGGACTGCGAGGCGGCTGATTCAAAACTACAAAGGACAAGACAAGTCATAAATGCACTAAATACTGACATTATCGCACTTCAAGAGATCGAAAATGAGCAGGTTTTAAAAGCTTTGGTAAGTGATAGTGAGTATAAATTTATAAGCTTTACAAAGGAGAAAAATTCGCCTGTTGGGCTTGGGCTTATTTCAAAGTTGCAGCCAAGTGGTAGTGAAATTTTTAAAGTTCCAAACGTAAAGACGAGAAATATTTTAAAGGTTATTTTTGAGGTAGAAGGTAAGAAATTTAGCATATTTGTAAATCACTTTCCAACTTATAAAAATGGCATAAATATGCAAAAAAAGGCTGAAAAAACGTTAAGAACGGCTCTAGGTAAAGAGAAAAATGCAATTATTTTGGGTGATTTTAACTCGCCCTTTGGACAAAAATCCATCCTAAATGACATCATTGCAACGAGAAATTTTTATGATCTTTATAAAGAGCTTGAGCCAAAAGATAGATATTCTCACGCAGTACATGGCAAAAAAAGAGCGATCGATCATGTTTTGCTTTCGCCTAGTTTTATGGAAAATGGCGATCTAAGCTATGTTGGTGGCAGCTTTGAAGTCTTTAAACCAAGCTTTGCAGTCGATGAAAAAGGCTTTGCAAAGAGCGACCTTTACTCAGATCACTTTGCGTTAAAGTTTAAAATTTCAACTGATCCAAGTCCAATAAAAAAGGGCTTTGTGAGTAAAATTTTTAAAAAAGATGAAAACAAAGCCAATAAAAAAATAAGCGAACAAAGCTATAAGACGGCTGATGTGGATACGCTTTTTGATCACCCAGAGGCAGTGCCAGCAGTGATTGAAAAAGCGGTTGTTATCTTAAAAGATAAGCATGGCTTCATTATCTCGAAAAATCACCGTGGAATTTATGTTTATGATCCTAAAAATAGCGTTACTGTAGGCGAAGAGCTAGATGTTTTAGTGAGGCGAATGAAAATTTATAAAGATGCGCTTGAAGTTAGCTCTTATGAGATCATAAATGAGCATGGCACAAAAGATATTAGCGAAAATTTACTAGATGCATCGCAATTAAGCGAAGCTAGAAGTGGCGATGTCTTTGCTAAAATTTCTGGTAGACTAGAGAGGGGCTATCTGCATACACCATACGGTAAGATCAGGGTTTATAGTAAGAAAAAACTAAAAGATGGCGAGTATAGTTTTGAAAATGCGAGAGTTAAAATTTACAAGAGAGAAAACCAAATCGTTGTGGAGTAGAGAGTGCAAATTTTAGATATTTTTATGATTACGGCGTTTGTTTTATTTCTTATTTTTATGATAAGAGGCGTCATTTTGCAGTCACAGGAGAAGGAGAGGGCAAGAAAAATGGTAAGAGAAAAAAGAGAAAATTTTAATAAAAAGAGTGAAATATGAAAGAGTTATTATTAGAAATTGGAGTTGAGGAGCTTCCAGCGATACCGTTTTTAAGGGAGCTGCCAAATATCAATGCTAAATGGCAGGCTGTGCTTGAAAAATATAATCTTGTAAGTCCTTTTAAATTTTATTATACGCCGCGTCGTTTGGTTTTTTTTCATGAGAAATTTCCACAATCTCAGCCTGACAGCGTAGCTAGCTTTATCGGTGCGCCAAAGCAAGTGGCACTAAAAGACGGAGCATTTACAAAGGCAGCACTCAGCTTTGCAAATAAATGCGGCATAGATGATAGTGAGCTTAAATTTAAAGAGATAGACGGCAAAGAGGTGCTTTACTACGAAAAAGAGGTAAAAGGCGAGCCGGTTGCTAAGATAATGGGAGACATGGTTGAAGAGTTTTTAAAGAGTCTTAACTTTGGCAAGTCTATGCGTTGGGGCAACGGAGAGTTCGAGTTTATCCGCCCGATAAGATCGTTTTTGTGTTTGCTTGGTGATGAGGCCATAAAATTTAATAAATTTGGCGTAGAGAGCAGTGATTCAACCTATCCACATAGAAGCATTAGCTATGACAAGATAAAAATTTCAAACATAAAAGAGTATTTTGAAGGCTCAAAGAGCCGTGGTGTCGTGCTTGAAGCGGATGAGAGAGAAAAAATAATCCTTGATGAGTTTGAAAAAATTAGCCAAAAAAGTGGGCTAAAGATCGAAATCGATAAAGACTTGTTAGCTGAAGTCGTGGCGATCACCGAGTATCCGACAGCACTTCTTGGCTCATTTGAAGAGGAATTTTTGGAGGTGCCAAGCGAGGTCATCATCACTTCTATGAAAGAAAATCAGCGCTACTTCCCAGTCTTTAAAGATGGCAAGCTAGCAAACGGCTTTGTAGTCGTAAGTAACGCCATCACAAAAGATTACTCGCTCATCATTAAGGGCAACGAAAAGGTGCTAAGGGCAAGGCTAAGTGATGCGATGTTCTTTTGGCAAAGCGACCTAGCGCACGAATTTGGCCCAGAAAAACTAAAAAATATAACTTATCTAAAAGAGCTTGGAAGTATCTACGAAAAAGAGCTTAGGGAGCTACAAGTGGCTAAAAAGCTTGCTAGCAACTATGACGAGCTACTCAAAAAAGAAGCTGGCGAGTACGCGGCTAAGCTGGAGCGAGCTGTGATGTTAAGTAAGGCTGATCTTACAACACAGATGGTTTATGAGTTTACCGAGCTTCAAGGTATCATGGGCGCTTACTATGCAAAGGCTAAAAACGAGGATAAAGACGTCGTTTTAGCCATAAAAGAGCAGTATTTGCCAGACGGCGAGGAGGCACAGTGCCCAAGTAAGGTCTTTAGCTCAGTTGTAGCGCTTTCAAATAAGCTTGATACGCTAATGGGGCTATTTAGTATCGGCAAAATCCCAAGTGGCACCAAAGACCCATACGCTCTAAGACGTGCGGCAAATGGCGTGATAAAGATCATTTTGGCGCATAATTTGAAATTTAACGTAAAAGAAATTCTAGAAGATATCGCAAAAGATTATAAGAAATTTGACGTTGAAGTACTAATAAATTTTATCCTTGATAGGCTCTACACCTTCTTTGATGCAAACGCTTCTATCGTAAAAGCGTGCATAAAAAGTGGGGAAAAGGACATCTTGGAGTTAACTAAGATGATAGAGGCACTTGCTAAAATTTCTAGCGAGCCAAACTTTAGAGAGAATTTCTCTACATTTAAACGCCTTGCAAATATCATAAAAGATGATAAATTTAGTAAGGTTGATGAGGGTCTCTTTGAGATAGATGCTGAAAAAGCCTTAAATGACGCATTTAAAGCGGTCGATAAGAGCCTTGTATACGAGCCAAGGCTAAAGGCGCTATTTGCTCTAAAACCTCAAATAGATGAGTTTTTTGACAAAGTTATGATAAACGTTGAAAACGAGAAAGTGCGAAACAACCGCATCGCGGTCATCGGTCAAATTTATAGTGAGATACTAAAAGTAGCTGATATAAAAGAGATCAGCTTTTAAATTTACGCCAGCTTCAGGCTCTTGCCTAGGCTGGCTTTAAATTTACTACCTAAAGATATCAAATTCTGGCTCATAAGCCTTAGTTTTTATTCCAAAATATCCAAGAACTGAGCTAAATATAAAATCATGCGAAAGACTTTCATTTTTTCTAATTTTTAGCCTTTTTAAAAGTTCTCTATCGCTTGAAAAGACGATGGCTGGGATGTGTTTTTGCTCATCTGGGGCGATGGAGTAAGGCAGACCATGTAAATATATGCCGTTTTCGCCTAGGCTCTCTCCGTGATCTGAGAAAAAGAACATGGTAACTTTAAATTCATCTTTTCTTGCTTCAAGGGCGTTTATTAGCTCGCTTTGTAGATAGTCCTCATATAAAATGGTGTTGTCGTAAGTTTTGCTATCTCTTCTGGTGTACATTTGTTTAGCTCGGCAGTGTCGCATGTTGGGGTAAATTCTTTAAATTTGCTTGGGTAGCCTTTGTAGTAGATAGGGCCGTGCGAGCCTTGCAGATGTAGCACGATAAAGGTGGTGGAATTTGCATCTTCGATGACCTTTTTTGCTTCATTAAATATCACTTCGTCAAAGCCTTCTGCTCGATGATCTGAAGTATGGTTTTGATCAAGATTATCACAAACGCCCTTGCAACCGCCGCTATTGTTGCCAAAAAAGTATGTTTTTATGCCAAGTTTATTGATGATATCAACTAAATTTTCACTAGCTTTTGCTTCGCGGTTGCTAAAATTTTCTCGCTTTAAGTCTGAAAATAGGCAAGGCACGCTAGTCTCCGTGGCTGTTCCACATGAGTAGAAATTTATAAAACTTACCACACCTTTTTGTTTAGTAAATTTATTCGTATTATTTTTGGCGTAGCCATTTAGTGAGTAGTTTCTGCTTCTTTGCGTCTCGCCAACTATCAAAACTAAAATTTTCTTTTTATCATTAGCTAGTACCGCATCATCTGCTACATAAGTAAAAGGTAGTGGTTTTTATGTGATCGATTTTACTAGTTTTATAGCCGAGTAGATGGGATAGTATGGGAGCAATGCGGTCCTTAAATTCGAATGCTCTCTAAAAAATGGTATAAAAATTTTAGACGTTAATGAAAATATGATAGCTATCGCAACTATAGAAAATGAGATAATTTTTGCTCTTAATTTAAGCTCATTTTTGAAACTATCATAGTTAATTTTTACAAATAATACATATACGCAAGGTAAGATGGTTGTAAAAATTATCCAAAAAACTAAACCTGTGCTAAAGTAACTAAAAGCTTCTTTGGTATCGGTATGTAGGACGTTTAATAACATATCTTTATCTATAATAACACCATATGCTTGCATAAAGTAAGCAGATATGCCACTTGCTAAAATCAAAATAATCGCAACTGGCTTTAGCGAAAAAGGCAAAAATAAAATACAAAAAATACTAGTGAAAACCAAGATAAAGACAATTGCAAATATAAGAAAAAAGAATATGGAAAAAGAGAGTTGATTATTTTGTAGAAAGCCTGAAAAAACGCCCTTGTATAAAAATATATAATTTATAAAAAATATGTAAGCAGTAAATAAAATCAGAAATTTTAAAAAACTGATATTTTTAAATTTATTAATATTTAGCATCTTTTCAGCCTTTGTAAAAAGCCATAATAATAGGACTCAAATGTAAATGGCTAGAAAATTTAAATAAAAAATAAGATTATTTTTTCTTGCCTTTGGAGTTTTTTGCTTCAGTTTTTTTGACTTTTGCATTCTCTTTTATGCTAAGTTTTTCTTTAACTTTTTGCATATCGTTAAAACCAATACCTTGGACTCTTTCAAGCTCATCGATACTTTTAAATTTATGGGCTTTTCTGTATTTTATAATGTTTAACGCTTGGCCTTTGCTTAGCCCAAGCTTCATCAACTCATTTTTGCTGGCTGTATTTAGATTAGCGCCATATGCAATACTTGCGACTACTAAACAAAGTAAAATTTTAATCCTCATCTTATCTTCCTAGAATAATAATCCATCATTTTCTTGATCTT
The Campylobacter concisus DNA segment above includes these coding regions:
- a CDS encoding 3-isopropylmalate dehydratase small subunit yields the protein MKEGKVWKFGDNIDTDIIIAARYLNTSDENILAKHIMEDADPNFSTKIDKGDIIVAGENFGCGSSREHAPIALKAAGIGAVIAKSYARIFYRNSFNTGLLILEIKETDEINAGDKLKIDVDNGVIVNLTSGKEYKFSPIPPFMQELLNAGGLIEYAKVKLD
- a CDS encoding sulfatase-like hydrolase/transferase, whose translation is MIVGETQRSRNYSLNGYAKNNTNKFTKQKGVVSFINFYSCGTATETSVPCLFSDLKRENFSNREAKASENLVDIINKLGIKTYFFGNNSGGCKGVCDNLDQNHTSDHRAEGFDEVIFNEAKKVIEDANSTTFIVLHLQGSHGPIYYKGYPSKFKEFTPTCDTAELNKCTPEEIAKLTTTPFYMRTIYKAS
- a CDS encoding CiaD-like domain-containing protein, with product MVDKIMKLDDIARMAISEVSAELEKIEALQNKKQEELERENLKKELLSIETNENALNNELKVETNLQNEQAFEVKEEPASLTKSREVSEEKIFLANLAERIEVLFEGLKQTPEQNLASRLELTTKFLEFTLANIENRLQNLSK
- a CDS encoding tRNA (cytidine(34)-2'-O)-methyltransferase, translating into MFNIVLVHPQIPQNTGAIGRMCVNANLKLHIVKPTVFDLSEKAVRRAGLDYWKILNPKIWDSLEEFLEANLSHKDRFFFATTKTNRLYYEARFKPGDFIFFGGESTGLPREFMDINFKNAITIPMGKEGRSLNLAMSAGIIAYEAIRQNITEFDFRSEI
- the leuB gene encoding 3-isopropylmalate dehydrogenase, which codes for MREYKICVIKGDGIGPEIIDEAIKILDVVSAEFGIKFEYDYKLMGGSAYDVFGVPLPDETLSAALSSDAVLFGAIGGEKWDNLPRHLRPESGLLKIRKELEAYANLRPAIVFDELVDASTLKPDVLRGVDFVVVRELTGGLYFGQPREKGEDRAFNTMVYSKMEIERIAKIAFETAMLRNKKVCMVDKANVLETSQLWREVTSEVAKNYPEVELSFMYVDNAAMQLVRAPANFDVILTENLFGDILSDEASMVCGSIGLLPSASMGGKVGIYEPIHGSAPDIAGQGIANPIATILSAAMMLRYAFGESEAADAIENAVKTALAKGYRTKDIAAFNAVEICSTSEIGDVIAGFIKK
- a CDS encoding endonuclease/exonuclease/phosphatase family protein: MRVVFALFFTILVAFASEISIATYNVQNLFDCKDDGSEYLDFKVGVSKWDCEAADSKLQRTRQVINALNTDIIALQEIENEQVLKALVSDSEYKFISFTKEKNSPVGLGLISKLQPSGSEIFKVPNVKTRNILKVIFEVEGKKFSIFVNHFPTYKNGINMQKKAEKTLRTALGKEKNAIILGDFNSPFGQKSILNDIIATRNFYDLYKELEPKDRYSHAVHGKKRAIDHVLLSPSFMENGDLSYVGGSFEVFKPSFAVDEKGFAKSDLYSDHFALKFKISTDPSPIKKGFVSKIFKKDENKANKKISEQSYKTADVDTLFDHPEAVPAVIEKAVVILKDKHGFIISKNHRGIYVYDPKNSVTVGEELDVLVRRMKIYKDALEVSSYEIINEHGTKDISENLLDASQLSEARSGDVFAKISGRLERGYLHTPYGKIRVYSKKKLKDGEYSFENARVKIYKRENQIVVE
- a CDS encoding DUF2892 domain-containing protein, whose amino-acid sequence is MVSVKSRIIRVVLGLVFMVAVWYFYESYWALIGLIPIIVGVTGFCPACKFLGRCSLNLKR
- a CDS encoding sulfatase-like hydrolase/transferase, with the translated sequence MYTRRDSKTYDNTILYEDYLQSELINALEARKDEFKVTMFFFSDHGESLGENGIYLHGLPYSIAPDEQKHIPAIVFSSDRELLKRLKIRKNESLSHDFIFSSVLGYFGIKTKAYEPEFDIFR
- a CDS encoding CCA tRNA nucleotidyltransferase → MQISKIDSKISQNKPLDGSKNEIKIKNEIYKNSELDFFRSLFASFTSRVYLVGGCVRDAFLGREIYDYDIEVYDIEPLKFNELMASIGASGVGKSYFIYKYKNYDLGLPRSESKTGNSHKDFAISYINDPSLASLRRDFTVNAMMMNIFNGEILDFHGGKKDLESKTLRHIDSEKFKEDPLRVLRGVQFSARLGFSIADETLELMKTLDLAHLSRDRINTELIKFFRAKYLEKGAYYLFELGLFKEIFGMQISMDDGFLSDLKSAREFVDDERLFLYLLFGKFELDANEILEKMRLPKSYFSILKQPYFKYMPIDKELMQIALNMPIKSWLGAYNKERIERAKKLGIYEVKFDAKVDVAEILSAGFKNEEIAKEIKRRQELEISKYLSERKPRKD
- the glyS gene encoding glycine--tRNA ligase subunit beta, whose protein sequence is MKELLLEIGVEELPAIPFLRELPNINAKWQAVLEKYNLVSPFKFYYTPRRLVFFHEKFPQSQPDSVASFIGAPKQVALKDGAFTKAALSFANKCGIDDSELKFKEIDGKEVLYYEKEVKGEPVAKIMGDMVEEFLKSLNFGKSMRWGNGEFEFIRPIRSFLCLLGDEAIKFNKFGVESSDSTYPHRSISYDKIKISNIKEYFEGSKSRGVVLEADEREKIILDEFEKISQKSGLKIEIDKDLLAEVVAITEYPTALLGSFEEEFLEVPSEVIITSMKENQRYFPVFKDGKLANGFVVVSNAITKDYSLIIKGNEKVLRARLSDAMFFWQSDLAHEFGPEKLKNITYLKELGSIYEKELRELQVAKKLASNYDELLKKEAGEYAAKLERAVMLSKADLTTQMVYEFTELQGIMGAYYAKAKNEDKDVVLAIKEQYLPDGEEAQCPSKVFSSVVALSNKLDTLMGLFSIGKIPSGTKDPYALRRAANGVIKIILAHNLKFNVKEILEDIAKDYKKFDVEVLINFILDRLYTFFDANASIVKACIKSGEKDILELTKMIEALAKISSEPNFRENFSTFKRLANIIKDDKFSKVDEGLFEIDAEKALNDAFKAVDKSLVYEPRLKALFALKPQIDEFFDKVMINVENEKVRNNRIAVIGQIYSEILKVADIKEISF
- a CDS encoding phosphoethanolamine transferase domain-containing protein, with the protein product MLNINKFKNISFLKFLILFTAYIFFINYIFLYKGVFSGFLQNNQLSFSIFFFLIFAIVFILVFTSIFCILFLPFSLKPVAIILILASGISAYFMQAYGVIIDKDMLLNVLHTDTKEAFSYFSTGLVFWIIFTTILPCVYVLFVKINYDSFKNELKLRAKIISFSIVAIAIIFSLTSKIFIPFFREHSNLRTALLPYYPIYSAIKLVKSIT
- a CDS encoding ComEA family DNA-binding protein: MRIKILLCLVVASIAYGANLNTASKNELMKLGLSKGQALNIIKYRKAHKFKSIDELERVQGIGFNDMQKVKEKLSIKENAKVKKTEAKNSKGKKK